The Arachis hypogaea cultivar Tifrunner chromosome 19, arahy.Tifrunner.gnm2.J5K5, whole genome shotgun sequence genome has a window encoding:
- the LOC140182352 gene encoding uncharacterized protein, whose product MRTIVWNCRGLGRPLTIHTLKGICKSHSPEIVFISETKNQSRQVEAKLRVCGYENWHIVNPAGVAGGLVLAWKDSISVQIISSGEFFVAAEIKDVGSSEVWAFIGVYLSCSEQIRSLQFEELITMSQHMEGKVVIAGDFNAITSQAEKEGGGQKSTTTIATFTNFIDSNELVDIGMVGHPFT is encoded by the coding sequence ATGAGAACTATAGTTtggaattgtcggggtttggggagacccctgacaatTCACACCTTAAAAGGGATCTGTAAATCCCACTCCCCCGAGATTGTGTTTATAAGTGAAACAAAGAACCAATCTCGACAGGTGGAAGCAAAACTTCGGGTATGCGGCTACGAAAACTGGCATATTGTTAACCCGGCAGGAGTGGCAGGAGGACTTGTGCTAGCTTGGAAGGACAGCATCAGTGTTCAAATTATTAGCAGTGGAGAATTCTTTGTGGCAGCCGAAATTAAGGATGTCGGAAGCAGTGAGGTATGGGCGTTCATTGGTGTCTATTTGAGTTGTTCAGAACAAATTCGATCCTTACAGTTTGAGGAGCTTATAACAATGAGCCAACACATGGAAGGAAAAGTGGTAATAGCAGGCGATTTTAATGCTATAACAAGCCAAGCGGAAAAGGAGGGTGGAGGCCAAAAATCAACAACCACCATTGCAACATTCACTAATTTTATTGACAGTAACGAATTGGTGGATATTGGAATGGTGGGGCACCCTTTCACGTGA
- the LOC112778763 gene encoding uncharacterized protein has product MEWKLKFPNAVVHRLTESGSDHAPILMETEPQSWHSKRRFKYQERWCGEEDVKRIVSEVWRMEVVGSAMFSLAQKLKVCRHRLVQWQKTHKANSRKEIEDLQAKIEELRVAGINGGEEVTSLEEKLELAYLKEESYWREKSRIKWLKEGDQNTRFFHQKFQSRMRRNRIWRLVGRDNEIASKPEDIAKVAEDYFCDIFTSSCSADPNPYLEDLESKVTASMNRRLQRPVTMDEVKRATFSVHAQSAPGDDGFTAKFFHFFWDIVGGDVFKAVRSFFHNGRILKSFNHTQICLIPKVPDASDMTQSAPNTSQSILELLKTYEGFSGQKVNLNKSAIFFSHNTPQNTRLAVAQTLNIEHIGAQDKYLGLPSIVQKSKKATFGAIKDKVQKRIMGWKRSILSSGGRHTLLRAVGEAIPIYTLSCFKLPDTLLTEIHSMLSQFWWGQKSAERRMVWIKWDTMTRPKKDGGLGIKDLRAQNLALLGKQCWRLMKYPNSTISRMLKAKYFRYTDFLHAEIGSVPSWGWRSVLEGRKVIEKGLLWKIGSGTNVRIFHDPWLPPPVPLNVPQNALTIPPNMQVLHEKLPVLQQVHSRFASTPATCPRCMLKAESISHALFQCPLSSIIWSLSLITPDLWMREEETFFNWWQRVLSWAAAQFDGRQKTLLIAALCWSTWKARNRCVFEKVISPAPEIVKEASNLVRELVNHT; this is encoded by the exons ATGGAATGGAAGTTGAAGTTTCCGAATGCAGTGGTGCACAGGCTCACAGAGTCAGGCTCGGATCATGCTCCAATTTTGATGGAAACCGAACCTCAATCCTGGCATAGTAAAAGGCGGTTTAAATACCAGGAACGTTGGTGTGGAGAAGAGGATGTCAAGAGAATTGTCAGTGAAGTGTGGAGAATGGAAGTTGTAGGCTCGGCTATGTTCTCTTTGGCCCAAAAGTTGAAAGTTTGTAGACATAGACTAGTTCAATGGCAGAAAACTCACAAAGCAAACTCCCGAAAAGAAATTGAGGACcttcaagctaaaatagaggagTTGCGGGTGGCTGGAATCAATGGGGGAGAGGAGGTTACCAGTTTGGAAGAGAAGTTGGAGCTagcatatttgaaagaagagagctATTGGCGAGAAAAATCTAGAATCAAGTGGCTAAAAGAAGGAGATCAGAATACTAGATTCTTTCACCAGAAATTTCAATCAAGAATGCGAAGGAACAGAATTTGGAGATTAGTGGGGAGGGACAATGAGATTGCATCGAAACCGGAGGATATTGCAAAGGTAGCTGAGGACTACTTTTGcgatatttttacttcttcttgTTCGGCTGATCCGAATCCATACTTAGAGGATTTGGAGTCTAAGGTTACAGCTTCTATGAACCGTAGGCTCCAAAGGCCAGTAACTATGGACGAGGTCAAAAGAGCTACATTTAGTGTTCATGCTCAGAGTGCTCCTGGTGATGACGGGTTTACAGCtaagttttttcactttttctgggaTATAGTTGGAGGTGACGTTTTTAAGGCAGTGAGAAGTTTCTTTCACAATGGCAGAATTTTAAAAAGCTTCAATCATactcaaatttgtttgattccaaaggTGCCAGATGCCAGTGACATGACTCAG AGCGCACCTAATACAAGCCAAAGCATTCTAGAATTGCTAAAGACCTATGAGGGTTTTAGTGGGCAAAAAGTCAATTTGAATAAGTCGGCTATCTTTTTCAGTCACAACACTCCTCAGAACACAAGACTAGCAGTTGCTCAGACACTAAATATTGAACATATCGGAGCACAAGACAAATACCTGGGACTGccctctatagttcaaaaatcaaagaaagcaaccTTTGGAGCTATCAAGGATAAAGTTCAGAAGAGGATTATGGGTTGGAAAAGAAGTATATTGTCATCAGGTGGCAGGCACACGCTATTGAGAGCGGTGGGGGAGgcgattcctatttatacactctcttgttTCAAGCTCCCGGACACGCTGTTGACTGAGATTCATAGCATGCTCTCGCAATTTTGGTGGGGTCAAAAAAGCGCAGAACGAAGAATGGTTTGGATTAAATGGGACACAATGACGAGACCAAAGAAAGATGGAGGGCTGGGGATCAAGGATCTAAGGGCGCAAAATTTGGCTTTATTGGGCAAGCAATGTTGGCGTCTAATGAAATACCCTAATTCTACTatatcaagaatgctcaaagctaaaTATTTCAGATATACAGATTTCCTACATGCAGAGATAGGAAGTGTACCGTCGTGGGGTTGGAGAAGTGTTCTTGAAGGGCGCAAGGTGATCGAGAAAGGCTTGTTATGGAAAATAGGCTCTGGCACTAATGTTCGCATCTTCCATGACCCTTGGCTCCCACCACCAGTGCCCCTTAATGTCCCTCAAAATGCACTCACAATCCCGCCAAATATGCAAGT TCTTCATGAAAAGCTTCCGGTGTTGCAACAAGTTCACAGCCGGTTCGCATCCACTCCTGCCACTTGTCCAAGATGCATGTTGAAGGCtgaatcaatttctcatgctttGTTCCAATGCCCCCTATCTTCAATAATATGGAGTCTAAGCTTAATAACCCCTGACCTATGGATGAGAGAAGAAGAAACTTTTTTCAATTGGTGGCAACGAGTTCTATCCTGGGCAGCGGCTCAATTCGACGGTAGACAAAAGACCCTCCTCATAGCGGCGCTGTGTTGGAGCACTTGGAAAGCGAGGAATCGGTGTGTTTTTGAGAAGGTAATAAGCCCAGCACCAGAGATAGTGAAAGAAGCTAGCAATTTAGTGCGTGAACTTGTGAACCATACCTGA